In Gadus morhua chromosome 2, gadMor3.0, whole genome shotgun sequence, a single window of DNA contains:
- the slc6a16a gene encoding sodium-dependent neutral amino acid transporter B(0)AT2, whose amino-acid sequence MAEKPPLPTDDAEESHWLDEGQVETQFGPSQVAGGGAEGQDRPAWDSKLQYVLAQVGFSVGLGNVWRFPYLCHQNGGGAFMVLYVILLVVIGVPLFFMELAAGQCIRQGSIGVWKHISPKLAGIGYSSCLVCFYVALYYNVIIAWSLFYMGNSFQYPLPWEQCPIDTATNNTVKECEGSSPTSYFWFRKALDITNSIEESAGFNPIMTGCLLAAWAIVALGMIKGIKSSARVMYFSSIFPYVVLIIFLVRGLMLDGAMEGIAYMFYPKVETWGEVQVWRQAATQVFFALGLGYGSVIAYSSYNPVNNNCHRDALMVSGINFMTSVLASLVVFVVLGFRAKNITLRCVADNLGLLGEEASHWSEQPWWPQFNVSDPSSVSIGEYQEWFSHYGSLAGPNITDCDLDKEMNKGVEGTGLAFIAFTEAMALFPASPFWSTLFFLMLLNLGLSTMFGTMQGILTPLMDNFSLLGRHRTVLTVSSCALGFLIGLLFTQRSGNYFVTMFDDYSATLPLIIVVVFETYSVSWVYGADRFLDDIEVMLKWRPPVVYKYLWKYVCLLAMVGLLVASILRMFFKWPTYTAWNENTASEDSLKYPGWALAMITVLIIIPTLPVPIGYVYSTLRSRGASRLRPQDAAVAGCVAIVGQDGHREMYTKCSSMERLDAALEEEEEEDEKQRGVAACSRVGFLSGRSEEHYQLLPQQAELEMEEEQEEDTVV is encoded by the exons GcagagaagcctccactgcccACCGACGACGCGGAGGAGAGCCACTGGTTGGACGAGGGCCAGGTGGAGACCCAGTTTGGGCCGAGCCAGGTGGCTGGTGGCGGGGCTGAGGGGCAGGACCGTCCAGCCTGGGACTCCAAGCTGCAGTATGTCCTGGCCCAGGTGGGCTTCAGCGTAGGCCTGGGGAACGTCTGGAGGTTCCCTTACCTGTGTCACCAGAATGGAGGAG GGGCGTTCATGGTGCTGTACGTGATTCTGCTGGTGGTGATTGGCGTTCCCCTCTTCTTCATGGAGCTTGCGGCGGGCCAGTGCATCCGGCAGGGCAGCATCGGTGTGTGGAAGCACATCTCCCCCAAGCTGGCGGGCATCGGATACTCCAGCTGCTTG GTGTGTTTCTACGTGGCGCTCTACTACAATGTCATCATTGCATGGAGCCTCTTCTACATGGGAAACTCTTTCCAGTACCCCCTGCCGTGGGAACAGTGTCCCATCGACACTGCTACCAacaacacag TTAAGGAATGTGAGGGCAGCTCCCCTACGTCCTATTTCTGGTTCCGAAAGGCCCTTGACATCACCAACTCCATAGAAGAATCAGCGGGGTTCAACCCCATCATGACAGGCTGCCTATTGGCTGCTTGGGCCATCGTTGCCCTTGGGATGATCAAAGGAATCAAGTCCTCGGCCAGG GTGATGTACTTTTCGTCCATCTTCCCGTATGTGGTGCTCATCATCTTCCTCGTGCGAGGTTTGATGCTGGATGGGGCGATGGAGGGGATCGCGTACATGTTCTACCCAAAA gTGGAGACCTGGGGGGAGGTGCAGGTGTGGCGGCAGGCGGCCACGCAGGTGTTCTTCGCGCTGGGCCTGGGCTACGGCTCCGTCATTGCCTACTCCTCCTACAACCCCGTCAACAACAACTGCCACCGGGACGCGCTCATGGTGTCCGGCATCAACTTCATGACGTCCGTGCTGGCCTCGCTGGTTGTCTTTGTGGTGCTCGGCTTCCGCGCCAAGAACATCACGCTGCGTTGCGTGGCGGA TAACCTGGGCCTCCTGGGTGAGGAGGCATCCCATTGGTCGGAGCAGCCGTGGTGGCCCCAGTTCAACGTGAGCGACCCCAGCTCCGTGTCCATCGGTGAATACCAAGAGTGGTTCTCGCACTACGGCTCCCTGGCAGGTCCAAACATCACCGATTGCGATCTGGACAAGGAGATGAATAAG GGCGTGGAGGGGACAGGGCTGGCATTCATAGCCTTCACCGAGGCCATGGCTCTGTTCCCCGCCAGCCCCTTCTGGTCCACGCTGTTCTTCCTCATGCTGCTCAACCTGGGCCTCAGCACCATGTTTGGCACCATGCAGGgcatcctcacccccctcatGGACAACTTCAGCCTGCTGGGGCGACACCGTACTGTTCTCACCG TCTCTAGCTGTGCTTTGGGCTTCCTGATTGGCTTGCTGTTCACTCAGCGTTCAGGGAACTACTTTGTGACGATGTTCGATGATTACTCCGCCACCTTGCCGCTTATCATCGTGGTGGTGTTTGAGACGTACAGCGTATCCTGGGTTTACGGAGCAGACcg TTTCTTGGATGACATTGAAGTAATGCTGAAATGGCGCCCCCCGGTGGTGTACAAGTACCTGTGGAAGTACGTCTGTCTGCTGGCCATGGTGGGGCTGCTGGTGGCCAGTATTCTGCGCATGTTCTTCAAATGGCCCACGTACACCGCCTGGAATGAGAACACG GCCTCGGAGGACAGCCTCAAGTACCCGGGCTGGGCGCTGGCCATGATCACCGTGCTCATAATCATCCCCACCCTGCCCGTACCCATCGGCTACGTTTACTCCACTCTGCGTAGCCGCGGCGCTTCCCGCCTCCGGCCCCAAGACGCGGCGGTTGCCGGCTGCGTGGCCATAGTCGGCCAGGATGGGCACCGTGAGATGTACACCAAGTGCAGCTCCATGGAGCGTCTGGACGCtgcgttggaggaggaggaggaggaggatgagaagcaGAGGGGCGTAGCAGCTTGCTCTAGGGTGGGGTTCTTGTCTGGCCGTAGTGAGGAGCACTACCAACTCCTCCCCCAGCAGGCAgagctggagatggaggaggagcaggaggaggacacgGTGGTGTGA